AAATGGCATGGTCACTCACAGCATATCAAGGTGAAAGTTCCCCCGCTGGCCATCTCCATTTTTAGAAAAATCGATGAAGGGGAATCCAAAGGAGGAGGAATAACATATGGGTAAAAAAGAATGCGTAGGTATGTTGTTGGCAGGAGGAGAAGGGAAACGTCTCGGTTTACTTACAAAAGATCTGGCAAAACCAGCTGTTCACTTTGGAGGTAAATACAGAATCATTGATTTTACCTTAAGCAACTGTGCAAACTCGGGCATCCACACTGTGGGGGTTCTCACACAGTACTCTCCTCTTGAATTAAACAAACACATCGGAATCGGAAAGCCGTGGGATCTTGACCGCCAGGAAGATGGCGTTTCAATCCTTTCACCTTATACCGCCAAGAAAGGCGGCAGCTGGTATTCAGGAACAGCCGATGCCATTTATCAGAACATTCACTTTATTGACCGGTATGATCCGGAGTATATTCTTGTTATTTCTGGTGATCACATTTATCAGATGAATTATCAGAAACTTCTAAAACATCACAAAGAACAGGAAGCTGATGCAACAATCAGTGTAATTGAAGTGCCATGGGATGAAGCTTCACGCTTTGGCATCCTGAATACTACGGATGATCTCAGAATCTATGAATTTGATGAGAAGCCTGCCAAACCGAAAAACAATCTGGCATCCATGGGAATTTATATTTTCAACTGGAAAGCACTTAAGAGCTATCTGCTTGAAGATGCGAAGAATCCGACTTCTTCACACGACTTTGGCAAGGATATCATTCCGGCCATGGTGGCAGATGACCGCCGTCTCTTTGCCTATCAGTTTGAAGGCTACTGGAAAGATGTCGGAACGGTTCAGAGCTACTGGGAAGCGAACATGGACCTCCTGGAACTGGATGAAATGGTGTCATTGAGCAACCGGGAGTGGCGTACGTACTCCCACGATTCAAACTACCCGCCTCAGTACATTAACGGAAATACGAATATTACCAACTCATACATCAACTCCGGCTGCTGGATTCGAGGAACGGTAGAACGCTCGATTTTATTCGAAAACGTGGAAGTGGATTCA
This DNA window, taken from Alteribacter keqinensis, encodes the following:
- a CDS encoding glucose-1-phosphate adenylyltransferase, with product MGKKECVGMLLAGGEGKRLGLLTKDLAKPAVHFGGKYRIIDFTLSNCANSGIHTVGVLTQYSPLELNKHIGIGKPWDLDRQEDGVSILSPYTAKKGGSWYSGTADAIYQNIHFIDRYDPEYILVISGDHIYQMNYQKLLKHHKEQEADATISVIEVPWDEASRFGILNTTDDLRIYEFDEKPAKPKNNLASMGIYIFNWKALKSYLLEDAKNPTSSHDFGKDIIPAMVADDRRLFAYQFEGYWKDVGTVQSYWEANMDLLELDEMVSLSNREWRTYSHDSNYPPQYINGNTNITNSYINSGCWIRGTVERSILFENVEVDSKSTIRQSILHPRVKIGENSVIERAIIKEDTVVPPNSYICTPEGEEPFVIDNENVGVVTVK